GTCTCCTGCGACACCGGCAATGGGTATTTCATACCCGAACAGTTTTTTGTCGGTTTTGCCGAATATGCCGCAGGACGGATTGACATTTGGAAGAATCTCTTCAGGAATCTCCAATTTTTCCATCAGGACCGGATCGTACTTGAGATCATGAATGTTGAAAATCATGGTCCGGCTCGCATTGCTCACATCGGTGGCATGGACGGCTCCCGCCGTCAACTTCCAGATCAGCCATGCGTCTACGGTTCCCACCTTCAGTTTTCCTTTATTGACCAGTTCCCTGGCTTCTATGCTGTGTCGCAAAATCCAGCGGGTTTTGGACCCGCTGAAATAAGCGTCGGTCACCAGACCGGTTTTTTCTTTGATGACTTTATCAAATCCTTCTGTCTTTAATTGGTCACAGTAATCCGCGGTCCGACGGCATTGCCAGACAATGGCCTTGCCCACAGGTTTACCTGTTTCTTTGTTCCAGGCAATGATGGTTTCCCTCTGGTTGGCAATACCGATGGCAGCCACATCACCCAGGTTGAGCTTTGCCTGTTTAAGGACGGCATCCATTGTATTTTTCTGGGATCTCCATATGTCTTCAGCGTCCTGCTCCACCCAACCGTCTTGCGGGTACTGACAGGAGAACGCTTCACTTGCAACAGCAATGGGTTCACCCTTTTCATTATAGAGTATGGTACGAGAACTCGTTGTGCCCTGATCCAGGGCCATTATAAATTGGGACATGAGTACCTCCTGAAAATTTCTAATTGTTATGTGATTTCTATGTCAGCAGATACTCTTTGGCCAAAGCAACATATGCAGTCTCCTGGTCTACCTGCCATTTGCGGTCAAACCTGAGTTCCTGCGCCATGATCCGGGCCACTTCCGGGGCTGCATCGATACTGGCCCGGGCATCCAGAAAAAGGGCACGGCTCCTCCGGGCTAAAAAATCCTCCACGGTTCTGGCCATCTCTTCCCTGACCGCCCAGATCACTTCGGCTCGAATATAAGAAAGTTTTTTATGCAGTTTTTCACCCATGGCCGGATCTGCGTTGACGATTTTTTTGATATAAACGGCATCGGATCCATAGTAGCTTAAAGGGTCGTGTTCATCGAAATGCTTTAACCATCCATGGATTCTGAGATCTTTAGTGATACAGGGCTGATCTTTCAGCCCGGCCACCAGGGAGGCCTGGTTGACGGTATCTTCTGCCATTTTGCGATACGTGGTCCATTTGCCGCCGGTGATGGTCACAAGACCCGATTCCGAAACGACTAAATAATGGTCCCGGGAGATGGCTGCCGTGCTTTTTCCTTCTCCGGCTTTAACCAGGGGGCGAAGTCCTGCAAAAACGCTTTGAATATCATCCCTGGTAGGATCTTTGGTTAAATAGACGGCTGTATGATCAAGGATGAACTTGATTTCCTCCTCCAATGCCCGGGGTTCCAGGCTCACATCCGGTACTGGTGTATCCGTGGTGCCCACCACTACCTTGTCATGCCATGGTACGGCAAACAACACCCTTCCGTCGGTGGTTTGGGGCACCATGATGGCTGAATCTCCAGGAAGAAAGTCCTTATCCAGGACCACATGAACCCCTTGGCTGGGCGTAATGATGGGGTCAGCGTCCGGATTTTCCATTTTAAGTACCTCATCGGTGAAAACACCGGTAGCGTTGACCACCACCCGGCTGTGAATTTCATACGCATCACCGGTTTCCATATTTTTTGCGGTTACCCCGTCAATCATTTCACCGGCCCGTGTAAACCCGGTCACTTTCATGTAATTGACAGGCACGCCCCCATGTTCAGCCATGGTCTGGGCCAGGTTGACGGCCAGGCGGGAATCGTCAAATTGAGCGTCAAAATAGACCACGCCCCCTCGCAGCCCTTTGGGTTCCAGGGTGGGAATCCGCTTTAATGTTTCTTCTTTGGAAAGGTGTTTGGAAGATCCGAGTCCCAGTCTGCCGGCCAACAGATCGTAAACTTTCATACCGGCACCGTAAAAAGGACCGTCCCACCACTCATAGTTGGGTACGATAAAGGCCTGATGACTGACCAGATGCGGGGCATTGCGAATTAAAAGACCACGCTCATGGAGGGCTTCAAGGACCAGGGAAATATTGCCCTGACGCAAGTACCTTACCCCGCCGTGCACCAATTTTGTCGACCGGCTGGATGTCCCTTTGGAAAAATCGTGTTGTTCCAACAAAAGCGTTTTATACCCCCTTGAGGCGGCATCCAATCCCACACCCAATCCGGTTGCCCCGCCACCAATAACAACAAAATCCCAATAACCGTCATATCCTGATATTTTTTTGATCATTTCTTCACGATTCATAGGGGACTCCTGTTTTTCAAAAAACTTTATAAGAGATTCAAATTGGGCCAAGGGTACCACGGACAACCTGTGTGTTTCAATTCCCACGCTTTACCAATGGCGCCCTGCTTCAGAAAATGCTAAAGATTTATTTAAAAAATAAATAAAGAATGGTTAATCTCCTGAAAAAATGCAAATGAGAATAAAAAAATGATCGTAAACAAAATAAAACCGAACTGTTTATTCACTGGGGAATCCGGAAAGCAATACACCTTTGAATTGTATTCCAAGAGTGATCCGCTTCCGGAAACCGGAGGGATATATATCATAACGTACACTCATCCTCGTGGTCACCTGGCCGGATATAAAATCAACATCCTTGATATTGGAAAGACGGAGAACCTTAATCTTCTGGTTACAGATCTTCAACAGAGTAAACGTCTGATAGAACAGCTATGGAACTATAATTATATACTTTGCATTGATAATCCAAAAAGCAGAGATGAGTGCTATCAAGATCTGCTAAAAAAATTTTTGTAATCAATCATTCTACGCCACGATAGTTCGAATTGGCTCAAACTAGTGCCAACCGAAAATAACATTAGGCTTCTAATAGAATATACATATCTGATATAGCTAAGGCCAAATTTTGGACACCAACCCCAGGATTGAACAAAATAACCAAAAACAAACGAGGACAGGAAATGAACATAGAACAGGAAAAGCTTAAAAGCATTTACATTGGCTACCACCCCCGGACGCATGACGGTAGCTCTCCACAAACACGCACTCTCAGTGACTCCATTGAAATAATGGACGCCTTCAACAAAAGGCAGGAGAAAGGAAGGTTTCGGGCCGAGGTTGTCGAAATAGCCTACAGTGATCTTTGCGCCGTTGCCGTTATGGAAACAACAATCGACAAGGTCTGGCAGTACATCTGATGCTTGTATTTTAGCCGATAATAAATAGAAGACTGTTTCATAGTTCGGAAAACGCCTATGCCGGGAGCAATATGTACTTGATCCGTTATTGGTGAAAGGCTCTGACCGTCAAATAGCCCGACGCCATACCATGAATACTCGCCTTTGTTTTTCTCGAATCATTTTGGAATCAATTTTTATGATTGCTCCTGAATAAAAGGAACCGGGCCTTCACATTGTGAATAGCCCGGTTACAAAAGGGAGAGAAGAATTATGTTAAATTGAAGGGCTGTTGTTTTCATCCTTCAATGAATAAGTTTTTTATATCAGCTACGCATGATCTGAACCTTACTCAAAGATTACCAGTTGATAAGAATTTTAGAAAAGCAGATACTGACCTTTCAAATTATTTGCTTCAGGTATATTGCTGAAATAAAAATTAAGGGCTCCGATCAAAAAAATGGGGTCAATTAAAAGTAATAATATGGTTGCCGACCGAAAAAAAAATTCCAGCAAAATCAAAAATGTCCATATAGGACGGACAACGGACCGGCCCTATTGGATGATGATGCTTTCCATCATTGTACGGGCCGCTCATCAAATCGGCGCTGCTGTCTGTCTGGGAGCTTTTCTGCTTGGGGCGGATCTGCCTTGGTCCTACCTGGTCTTGGCAGCGACTTCCGGATGCTTGCTGATGCTAACCGAGGCTCTCCGGCACCGGCAGTTACTCAGGGAAGCGGCTGGTGTCGTCACCCTTGTAAAAACAGCTATCATCGGCATGGCTCTGCATGGCTGGATTCCTGCAGTGCCTGCGGTATTATTTGCCTTTGTCTTGGCATCTTTCTATTCCCATGCACCTAAGACTATCAGGCATAGGATTTGGTTTTAGGCCGGATACCGGATAAAATTGATCAATCATTTATGGTCTTTTCCTGATTATTTTCCCAATCCCAAAAGCGATCGCCTCCGAAATTGTTTTTATCCCCATAGAAGGTATCTATGCATATAAAAATGACTTATTGACGCAGAGTGTAATTTTCTATAGTCTGCCGTCAGTTTTTATCACTATTATTGAGTAAGCTCAGATAGCCTTTTGGTTAGCTACAGAATCCTCTCTGTCTTACATTGGAGAGGCTATATGACAGCAATCATGGGCGATTCATCCCAGAATGCATTCAAAGATATCCTGGAAGACCAGTTCCGGGAAAAAATTTACAACAGTTTTATCAATGACGCGGTTCTTAATGTGCTAAAGGACGTCATGGCATATTCCCATGATATTGTTGACGCCCTTGAAAGTTCGCACCAGAGTCCTACTGTGGCATGCCGGTCAGGCTGCAGTTACTGCTGTCATTCCCAAATACATGTGCTGCCCATTGAAGTCTTGCTTATCCTGTCCTTTCTTAGTGAATATTTTACCAGAAAGCAAATTCTCCTGCTCATGGACAGAATTGATCAGCGACTTCAATGCACTCGGGAAAAATCTCTTGGCAGCCTTTTTTCAATCAAGGACAAACTCCCCTGTATTTTTTTAGAAAACGGGATGTGCAGCATTTATCAAGTCCGCCCTTTTATTTGCCGCGCATGGAACAGTATGGATTCATCCCTTTGCAAAAAGATTTTTAACTCTGGAAAATTTGATGATGAAATTGAAGCCTCATCTGCCAGAAATCTTATATTTGAATCCTCCAGGTCGCTTTTTGCTGATTTTGGCAGGCAGCTGAAACTGGAGACGGTTCCCTTTGAAATAACACAGGCTGTCTTCAATTGTTTAAAAACAACTAATCCATTGCCATTGTGGCTTTCAGGACAAGATATCTTAAATGTAAATACCCCGTTGGAACCAGTGTCGTCACAGGCACATTTATCTGATAATTTTCCGTCTTATGACGCATATTCAGATAGATCTGCACAGCCGACACTTGTATCCCGAGAACAGGAGTACATCGATTATTTTTATGGTAAGTTCAAACGTCGCCTTGCCAGGCATGGATATACACAAAAGCATTCACAGATCCATTCGTTTGTTTTTCAAAATGTTTATGGAAAGCCAATTGGTGCCATTGCCTTGAATGAAGTTGTTTCCCAAAACAAGACCGTTCATATCCATTATTTAAAAGCCTTTATTCTCAAAAGCGGCAACGGAACGCTGATGCTTTTGGAGTTGTGCCGGAAAGCTGACTGTTTTAATGTCCGGCTCAGTGCGAATCCCGCTTTCAGTCCTAACGACAAATCTTCGTACAGGGATTTCAATGTGTTACGTAAGTGGTATGAACAATTTGGCTTCAAAGGGGATTCCTGTCTGTGCAGAATTCCCAGACAAGGGTAACAGGACGTTTAAAATGAGCACATTAGAAACCGCAAAAAATAATTTTTTAAATCAGCAAATTCCCCAATTAAACAATCGTTACGTACTCACCTTTTCCAGGGATGACACCTGTATGGAATATTTTCTTTGCAGCAGACAGACAGGAAGACAAATTTCAAAGACACTGATTGTTTCCCATGAAGTTTTTTCCGGCAGTCTCTATGTTTCCAGATTTTATCCGGAACTGTACAAGGAGATAAATTGCAAATACCTGTCAGCTGTCTGCTTTTATCTCATGGTTCATCATGCTGCTGGCGTTTTTCAACTACTAAATCAATGCCGGGTCAATCTGGAAACCGATAAGGCAGTTTTTTCCCAGT
This window of the uncultured Desulfobacter sp. genome carries:
- a CDS encoding glycerol-3-phosphate dehydrogenase/oxidase gives rise to the protein MNREEMIKKISGYDGYWDFVVIGGGATGLGVGLDAASRGYKTLLLEQHDFSKGTSSRSTKLVHGGVRYLRQGNISLVLEALHERGLLIRNAPHLVSHQAFIVPNYEWWDGPFYGAGMKVYDLLAGRLGLGSSKHLSKEETLKRIPTLEPKGLRGGVVYFDAQFDDSRLAVNLAQTMAEHGGVPVNYMKVTGFTRAGEMIDGVTAKNMETGDAYEIHSRVVVNATGVFTDEVLKMENPDADPIITPSQGVHVVLDKDFLPGDSAIMVPQTTDGRVLFAVPWHDKVVVGTTDTPVPDVSLEPRALEEEIKFILDHTAVYLTKDPTRDDIQSVFAGLRPLVKAGEGKSTAAISRDHYLVVSESGLVTITGGKWTTYRKMAEDTVNQASLVAGLKDQPCITKDLRIHGWLKHFDEHDPLSYYGSDAVYIKKIVNADPAMGEKLHKKLSYIRAEVIWAVREEMARTVEDFLARRSRALFLDARASIDAAPEVARIMAQELRFDRKWQVDQETAYVALAKEYLLT
- a CDS encoding YkgJ family cysteine cluster protein; amino-acid sequence: MTAIMGDSSQNAFKDILEDQFREKIYNSFINDAVLNVLKDVMAYSHDIVDALESSHQSPTVACRSGCSYCCHSQIHVLPIEVLLILSFLSEYFTRKQILLLMDRIDQRLQCTREKSLGSLFSIKDKLPCIFLENGMCSIYQVRPFICRAWNSMDSSLCKKIFNSGKFDDEIEASSARNLIFESSRSLFADFGRQLKLETVPFEITQAVFNCLKTTNPLPLWLSGQDILNVNTPLEPVSSQAHLSDNFPSYDAYSDRSAQPTLVSREQEYIDYFYGKFKRRLARHGYTQKHSQIHSFVFQNVYGKPIGAIALNEVVSQNKTVHIHYLKAFILKSGNGTLMLLELCRKADCFNVRLSANPAFSPNDKSSYRDFNVLRKWYEQFGFKGDSCLCRIPRQG